TATCATTCGATCTTCTCCTCTATCTCCTTTTATCCAGTTAATTCTTGGATTCAAGGGTGCCTCACCCTTAACCACAATTTTCAAACCATTTTCCATTATGCTAGCTTTTACGTCTTCTATACTAAAAATCTTGGCATCTATGGACGTAATTCTTTCTCTGGGTGTGGAAGGATAAAAGTAATATACCAATACTTTTCCATTTTCACTTTCGCTAGCCCGATAAGGAAGCCTTGTTGAAGAAAACTCAACTACTATACGTGCTTCCCTTTTAGTGTATTGTCCACCTCTAACCTCCCAAACATCGCTTCTCCTTAACGGGAGCTTACGTAAGGTAGCCCTATAGTTAAAACTTTCGAAGGATATTACCATTCTCTCTCTATCGCCAGGAAGCCAAATTATATCTGGTTTGGCGGGGTGACTTAAATATATAACAAGCTTTACCCACTCTACTGTTGGGTATACTTCTACCTTTTCTATCCTTTTAGTAGCAGCGATAGCTTCTCTTGAGAAAATAAACAATAAAAATAAAGCCATACCCACACTACTCATAACTTTAAATAGTTTCATATTACTCCTCACCTCGATTCTTCAAACTCAAGAAACTTCAGCTGATTCTTCCAACTTATAACGACTTTACCCTTCTCTATTTTAATTACTTTAACATCACCCCTTTTCTCTCCTTGAGCGAGCACTACTCCTTTTTCGTCTCCTATTTGCAAGACAGCTATTTTTTTCGATCCTACATCTACTATTCCTTCGAGCCTAATAGGAGGAGGAATTTCAACAACTAATCCAGACTGAGGATTAACCTTAACTTCTAACTTATTTGTTGAAAAGTCCGTTACTAAAAGAAAAGGATCTTTAAGCTCCAAACTTTCAGGTTTGATACTCTTTAAATAATCTTCGCTTTTAGGAAACTCACGAAGCGTCTCAATCAAAGCATCTATATCCTTTTCAGCTAAAACAGTGACTCTTTCCGCACTAATACTAGCATGAGGCATAGAAGAAGGAGAAAATATATCCTCTAAGAATCCAGAATAGTAAAGATATGCACTTCCAAAAGCAAGGGATGCAATAAAAGCCCACAAAAACCCTTTTCTCATACTTTTATCTCTCCAATACTAGAAAATCTATGTCCATTTTTAAGGTAAGACTATCCTGAGCAACGCTAAGATTAAAGCCCTTGACTCCTATTAGAAAAGGAGAAACCAAAACTTTATTAAGAAAATCCATTATTGATAAAAAATTTCCACTAAGTTTAATATTAAAAGCAGATATCTTTTCCTTTTCTCTTCTAAAAGTTAACTTTTCCAATTCTAAACCGCTGTTTCTTGCTGAACTTCCCAAAAGTATAGCTACATTATTTACATCTTCAGATTTTGGCAGGAAAGCTTTATAGGTTTCTACAATTCCTATCAACTGATAGAGCTTTTCCTTAACATCCTTGGATTTTATAACCTGGCTCTCGAGAATACTTATTTCCTTTGAAA
This portion of the Synergistota bacterium genome encodes:
- the pilO gene encoding type 4a pilus biogenesis protein PilO, encoding MFVYLRNVLSERFKKKDFWFFWGLGLILLIIFHLTVTVKFNSMLTDLMEKDQKLSKEISILESQVIKSKDVKEKLYQLIGIVETYKAFLPKSEDVNNVAILLGSSARNSGLELEKLTFRREKEKISAFNIKLSGNFLSIMDFLNKVLVSPFLIGVKGFNLSVAQDSLTLKMDIDFLVLER